A portion of the Verrucomicrobiota bacterium genome contains these proteins:
- a CDS encoding MFS transporter — protein MTEGEIASPRIGYYRWIICALLLFATTINYMDRQILGILAPLLQKEIGWSEVDYGNIVVAFQLAYALGLLVAGALIDRFGTRLGYAVALAIWSVAAMAHGLAHSVAGFAIARFSLGLGEAGNFPAAIKTVAEWFPKRERALATGIFNSGTNFGAIIAPLTVPFIALNWGWQWAFVMVGAVGFLWLALWLPLYRRPEKHPRLSAAELAHIRSDPSESLEKIPWPRLLPHRQTWAFAIGKFLTDPVWWFYLYWTAKFLDKNYGISLAQVSLPLVVIYLVADVGSIGGGWLSGRLIKRGWSVNAGRKTAMLWCALCVVPVMFASQTKDLWIAVALVSVAAAAHQGWSANLFTLASDMFPRRAVGSVVGIGGMAGAVGGILFSSATGHILQWTDGNYLPVFAACSVAYLVGLLIIHGLVPRLEPAKL, from the coding sequence ATGACTGAAGGCGAAATCGCATCACCGCGAATAGGCTATTATCGTTGGATCATCTGCGCGCTGCTCTTGTTTGCGACGACGATCAACTACATGGACCGTCAGATTCTGGGCATTCTGGCGCCGCTGTTGCAAAAGGAGATTGGCTGGAGCGAGGTGGACTACGGCAACATCGTCGTGGCTTTTCAATTGGCTTACGCACTGGGATTGCTCGTGGCCGGAGCGTTGATCGACCGGTTCGGGACGCGGCTCGGCTATGCGGTCGCGCTTGCGATTTGGAGTGTGGCGGCGATGGCTCACGGATTGGCGCATTCGGTAGCCGGTTTTGCGATCGCGCGGTTTTCGCTCGGTCTCGGTGAGGCTGGCAATTTTCCAGCCGCCATCAAAACGGTGGCCGAGTGGTTTCCGAAACGCGAGCGGGCGCTGGCCACTGGCATTTTCAACTCGGGCACCAACTTTGGCGCCATCATCGCGCCATTGACAGTGCCGTTCATTGCATTGAACTGGGGCTGGCAATGGGCCTTCGTGATGGTCGGCGCCGTTGGTTTTCTCTGGCTGGCCCTTTGGCTGCCGCTTTATCGCCGGCCGGAAAAACACCCGCGGTTGTCGGCGGCGGAACTGGCCCACATCCGCAGCGACCCGTCTGAAAGTCTGGAGAAAATTCCCTGGCCACGGTTGCTGCCGCATCGGCAAACGTGGGCGTTCGCCATCGGTAAGTTTCTCACCGATCCCGTGTGGTGGTTCTATCTTTATTGGACGGCAAAGTTTCTCGACAAGAACTACGGCATCAGCCTGGCGCAGGTCAGTTTGCCGCTGGTCGTGATCTACCTGGTCGCGGATGTGGGGAGCATTGGCGGCGGCTGGCTCTCGGGGCGGCTCATCAAGCGCGGCTGGAGCGTCAATGCCGGGCGAAAGACCGCGATGTTGTGGTGCGCGCTCTGCGTTGTGCCGGTGATGTTCGCGTCGCAGACGAAGGATTTGTGGATCGCGGTTGCGCTGGTAAGCGTGGCGGCAGCGGCGCATCAAGGCTGGTCCGCGAATCTGTTCACGCTGGCGTCGGACATGTTTCCCCGCCGCGCGGTGGGCTCGGTGGTCGGAATTGGCGGCATGGCGGGTGCCGTGGGAGGCATTCTTTTCAGCAGCGCGACCGGACACATACTGCAATGGACCGACGGCAACTACCTGCCGGTTTTTGCGGCCTGTAGCGTGGCGTACCTTGTGGGGCTGCTGATCATTCACGGGTTGGTGCCGAGACTGGAGCCGGCGAAATTATAG
- a CDS encoding PAS domain S-box protein, with protein sequence MGWDACLVGLCDPQQELWELVLRMDTINGEKVTVPWGAAGRPGPLMRQVILEGPRLILRGQPDEADSGLIPFGSETRRSASLMFAPMPIGERVVGIVSIQSYTRHAYTQNDLTTLQALADHCGGALNRIQAGEALAQHAGLAALGANVGMALTRSGSLQEVLRHCAEALVKHLDAAFARVWTLNEAEQVLELQASAGIYTHLDGSHGRVPVGQFKIGLIAQERKPHLTNSVIGDPRVNDQEWARREGMVAFAGYPLLVEDRVIGVMALFARHPLSDTTLTALGSVADAIAVGIERKRAEEALRENERRFRATFEQAAVGMSHVLPEGRFKRVNQKFCDITGYSRDELLARTIQDITHPDDLQADLKQVRRLLAGEIQTYSMEKRYIRQDGSQVWVELTVSLVRKSGGEADYFIAVIEDITNRRSLEMQLRQSQKMEAVGQLAGGVAHDFNNILAAMMMQTELADLVEATPPEVRETLRDIRAAAERAANLTRQLLLFSRRQVMQPRLLDLNEVVTGLAKMLQRIIREDVRLQLHLHSAPLMIYADAGMLDQLLMNLAVNARDAMPNGGRLLIETAEKTFAEEQVRLNPEATPGRYAWLSVSDTGCGISHEVLPRIFEPFFTTKEAGQGTGLGLATVFGIVKQHRGWIKVYSEPGQGTNFQVFLPTSDASPEELADEAVQLKPHGGTETVLVVEDDAAVRMLTRVTLERQGYRVLEAANGVEAHEVWQRHRGEIALLLTDLVMPGSLSGRELARQLQVDRPELKVIFTSGYSLEIAGQELKLKAGQNFVQKPCPPYQLLDTIRHILES encoded by the coding sequence ATGGGCTGGGACGCCTGTCTGGTTGGGCTGTGTGATCCGCAGCAAGAACTCTGGGAACTGGTCCTGAGAATGGACACCATCAACGGGGAAAAGGTGACCGTTCCTTGGGGTGCGGCCGGCCGCCCGGGACCGCTCATGCGCCAGGTCATCCTGGAAGGCCCGCGTCTGATTCTACGCGGCCAGCCTGACGAGGCTGATTCGGGATTGATTCCCTTTGGAAGCGAAACCCGCCGGTCCGCTTCCCTGATGTTCGCCCCCATGCCCATCGGAGAGCGGGTCGTGGGCATCGTTTCGATTCAGAGCTATACCCGTCACGCTTACACGCAAAACGATCTGACCACGCTGCAAGCGCTGGCGGATCATTGTGGTGGCGCCCTCAACCGCATTCAAGCGGGCGAAGCGCTCGCGCAACACGCCGGCCTCGCGGCCTTGGGCGCCAATGTGGGGATGGCTCTGACTCGATCCGGGTCATTGCAAGAGGTTTTGCGGCACTGCGCCGAAGCGCTGGTCAAACATCTGGACGCGGCGTTTGCCCGCGTCTGGACACTCAACGAAGCAGAACAGGTGCTCGAGTTGCAGGCGAGTGCCGGCATCTACACGCACCTGGACGGATCGCACGGACGTGTGCCGGTCGGCCAATTCAAAATTGGTCTCATTGCGCAGGAGCGAAAGCCGCATCTCACCAACTCGGTGATTGGCGACCCACGCGTCAATGACCAGGAATGGGCCAGGCGCGAGGGCATGGTCGCGTTTGCCGGCTATCCGCTGTTGGTCGAAGACCGTGTCATCGGGGTCATGGCTCTCTTTGCCCGACACCCGCTATCAGACACGACGTTAACAGCTTTGGGTTCGGTGGCGGACGCTATTGCCGTAGGCATCGAACGCAAGCGCGCCGAGGAAGCCCTCCGTGAAAATGAGCGGCGTTTCCGCGCCACGTTCGAGCAGGCGGCCGTCGGCATGTCGCACGTCCTGCCCGAAGGCCGGTTCAAGCGCGTGAACCAGAAGTTTTGTGATATCACGGGCTATTCGCGCGACGAACTGCTTGCGCGCACCATCCAGGACATCACACATCCAGACGACCTTCAGGCAGACCTCAAACAGGTGCGACGTCTCCTCGCCGGGGAGATCCAAACCTACTCGATGGAAAAGCGATACATTCGCCAAGACGGCTCGCAAGTGTGGGTCGAGCTGACCGTGTCCCTCGTGCGCAAATCCGGCGGCGAGGCGGATTATTTCATCGCCGTCATCGAAGACATCACAAACCGGCGCAGCTTGGAAATGCAGCTCCGCCAATCACAAAAGATGGAGGCCGTCGGCCAGCTTGCCGGCGGCGTGGCGCATGATTTCAACAATATTCTCGCTGCCATGATGATGCAGACTGAGTTGGCGGACCTGGTCGAAGCCACGCCCCCCGAAGTGCGGGAAACCTTGCGGGACATCAGAGCGGCAGCCGAACGCGCGGCCAATCTCACCCGGCAATTGCTGCTGTTCAGCCGCCGCCAGGTGATGCAGCCGCGCCTGCTGGATCTGAACGAAGTGGTGACCGGCCTTGCCAAAATGCTTCAGCGCATCATCCGGGAAGACGTGCGTCTGCAACTGCACCTCCACTCCGCGCCGCTGATGATCTATGCCGACGCCGGGATGCTCGACCAATTATTGATGAACCTGGCGGTCAATGCTCGTGACGCCATGCCCAACGGAGGACGGTTGCTCATCGAGACGGCGGAGAAAACTTTTGCCGAGGAGCAGGTGCGCCTCAACCCGGAGGCAACTCCGGGACGTTACGCGTGGCTAAGCGTCAGCGACACCGGTTGCGGCATTTCGCACGAGGTCTTGCCCCGCATCTTCGAACCATTCTTCACCACCAAGGAGGCGGGCCAGGGCACAGGCCTCGGGCTGGCGACTGTGTTTGGCATCGTCAAACAACATCGCGGCTGGATCAAGGTTTACAGCGAACCCGGTCAGGGCACGAACTTTCAGGTCTTTCTGCCGACCAGCGACGCGTCGCCAGAGGAACTCGCGGACGAGGCCGTTCAACTCAAACCGCATGGCGGAACGGAAACCGTTCTCGTCGTCGAGGACGACGCTGCCGTCCGGATGCTGACGCGCGTGACCCTGGAGCGGCAAGGATATCGCGTGCTGGAGGCGGCCAATGGAGTTGAGGCGCATGAGGTCTGGCAGCGCCATCGCGGCGAAATCGCCTTACTCCTGACCGATTTGGTCATGCCCGGGAGCTTGAGCGGTCGGGAACTTGCCCGCCAGTTGCAGGTGGATCGGCCGGAACTCAAAGTGATTTTCACCAGCGGCTACAGCTTGGAAATCGCCGGGCAGGAGTTGAAATTGAAGGCCGGACAGAACTTCGTGCAAAAGCCCTGTCCGCCATATCAGCTTCTCGATACGATTCGCCACATTCTCGAAAGTTGA
- a CDS encoding response regulator: MNSLTTLSRIDPRVQPSPAARLSDATANRKRILIADDDTVVRAALAAVLASEGYDVDEAADGRQAVAHATAQPPALVLLDLNMPHVDGWTAFTKLDHVCPLLPVIVITARPHQYKEAVRLGVDAFMEKPLDFPVLLRAIHKLTHEPDKRHTERITDRAFVTRLLNGNHSNHS, from the coding sequence ATGAATAGTTTGACGACCCTCTCAAGAATTGACCCTCGCGTGCAGCCATCACCGGCAGCGCGCCTATCCGACGCCACCGCGAATCGCAAACGCATTCTCATAGCCGACGACGATACCGTGGTGCGCGCCGCGCTGGCCGCCGTGCTTGCATCGGAAGGTTACGACGTGGACGAGGCTGCGGATGGCCGTCAAGCCGTCGCGCACGCCACCGCTCAGCCACCGGCTCTCGTGCTGTTGGACCTGAACATGCCCCACGTGGACGGCTGGACTGCCTTCACGAAACTCGACCATGTGTGTCCGTTGCTGCCCGTCATCGTCATCACGGCTCGTCCGCACCAATACAAGGAGGCAGTGCGGTTGGGCGTGGATGCGTTCATGGAAAAGCCGCTCGATTTTCCGGTGCTGCTGCGCGCCATCCACAAGCTCACGCACGAACCGGACAAACGGCATACCGAGCGCATCACCGACCGGGCATTCGTCACGCGGCTGCTTAACGGCAACCACTCAAACCATTCCTGA
- a CDS encoding response regulator → MKAASKSRDRQPDKTEKGATREASAAVSATTTKPPARRRILLVDDDADVRGSLQDVLVEEGYVVIPANDGQQALELSASSSIDLVLLDLNMPRKNGWYTFERLSAEHPLVPVVLITARPNQLFTAVGAGVGALLEKPLDIPILLQTIARLLAESDETHLARLAGRDVPFRYAAGKTYSPAKRGNPHSPPT, encoded by the coding sequence ATGAAAGCAGCGTCAAAGTCCCGCGACCGGCAACCCGACAAGACAGAGAAGGGGGCAACGCGCGAGGCCTCGGCCGCCGTCAGCGCGACAACCACGAAACCGCCTGCTCGCCGCCGCATTTTGCTTGTGGATGACGACGCCGACGTGCGCGGCTCGCTCCAGGACGTGCTGGTTGAGGAAGGCTACGTGGTGATTCCCGCCAATGACGGCCAGCAAGCGCTGGAACTCAGCGCCTCCAGTTCCATTGACCTCGTGCTCCTCGACCTGAACATGCCGCGCAAGAACGGTTGGTACACCTTCGAGCGCCTCAGCGCCGAGCATCCGCTCGTGCCCGTCGTCCTTATCACCGCGCGGCCGAACCAACTTTTCACGGCGGTGGGCGCGGGTGTGGGTGCGCTGTTGGAAAAGCCCTTGGACATTCCCATTCTGCTCCAAACCATCGCTCGATTGCTCGCCGAATCGGACGAGACGCACCTCGCCCGGCTTGCGGGGCGCGACGTGCCGTTCCGCTACGCCGCCGGCAAGACATACTCGCCAGCGAAGCGCGGCAATCCACACTCGCCGCCAACGTGA
- a CDS encoding DEAD/DEAH box helicase → MAKLSVKNGNRPRPAGATRYDAHHKVLSKTYGALADLRRELADSKSAVAEREEILRQFAACADSQRAWLLLEDYFEKLSLSRKDFNGQDWWPHLLNAQGQARLEEIAILFLRARRPLPTELIPHANLDHFAEVEEAEQEQKLVQQLEHWLFPPTPGHLDLPRAALHVICQPQAEGEQSALHRLAVQFHLVRQRTGGKTKTLKELVELTTRAAHEQELFPPGDWEFIQWLTETYAGRELDGEPLLLSDLDLLQWLARWGHAARLESRDGKNTFNFLGQLAELTPHLENGDKELSFTHRLTLPNNEIHALEGVQFFSGRPPLVLIGNTFYLLRNAPPSAVLEHWTKKPAVLVRKLSHRLLMHLRKTKSGESVDWEQLCVAHTAMPQFIFELSEDTVRLRLRARSERDQSLWLWNGHDWQPEEPRVRQHAKPEILDDPRLEPAAQWLRRLDWFTPEPGLWLGDANENFLGALATAWPERPAAAEYLGNPSFHRLFLNRRQLRPKLIVKGSGIDWLSVSAEWEQEGLKLTAADLQRLQTATGRFVKLPDSGWVELDSAAVQSAHETMADLGVDGLIAVPNRIGLEQAAHLDEAGLQHFADSPQAQALRERLSEFKGVPGVPLPANVQAEMRPYQKDGFDFLCHLARLKLGGILADDMGLGKTLQTLAWLAWLKETRAEKKSKPALVICPASVLHNWRREANRFTPHLKVLVLESGAARHNLRKQIPQHDLIVTNYALLRRDLEALQKFDFNAVILDEAQFIKNPAAQVTHSVKQLRANHRLALTGTPLENRLLDLWSIVEFIQPGYLGKQDQFTQTYEPRGEGAEGAQRIARRRLSAKLRPLLLRRLKKHVAKDLPDRIEQRRDCLLGDEQRKLYLAELRRSREQVFQTVAEKGLNKSKIHVLAALTRLRQICCHPQLVGNDSASGKTETLFELLEPLLAEGQKVLLFSQFVQMLQLLEKECQQRQINTHLLTGQTKDRQEVVSAFQNDPNAGVFLLSLRAAGTGLNLTTASYVVLYDPWWNPAVEAQAIDRSHRIGQTSTVNAYRLIAPGTVEEKIWELQQSKAQTIADVLGEEGFARSLSKTDLEYLFAED, encoded by the coding sequence ATGGCAAAACTTTCAGTCAAAAACGGAAATCGTCCAAGGCCCGCCGGTGCCACCCGCTACGACGCACATCACAAGGTGCTCTCGAAGACCTATGGCGCGCTCGCCGATCTGCGTCGCGAACTGGCCGATTCCAAATCCGCCGTCGCCGAGCGGGAGGAAATCCTGAGGCAGTTTGCCGCCTGCGCCGATTCTCAACGCGCGTGGTTGCTGCTGGAGGATTATTTCGAAAAGCTTTCCCTCTCCCGCAAGGATTTCAACGGGCAGGATTGGTGGCCGCATCTGCTCAACGCGCAAGGCCAGGCCCGGCTCGAAGAAATCGCCATCCTGTTCCTGCGCGCCCGCCGTCCGCTGCCGACCGAGCTGATCCCGCACGCCAACCTCGACCACTTTGCCGAGGTGGAGGAAGCCGAGCAGGAACAAAAGCTGGTGCAACAGCTCGAGCACTGGCTCTTTCCACCCACGCCCGGCCATCTGGACCTGCCGCGAGCGGCATTGCATGTGATTTGCCAGCCGCAGGCCGAGGGCGAGCAAAGCGCGCTCCACCGGCTGGCGGTTCAGTTTCATCTGGTCCGCCAGCGCACTGGTGGCAAAACCAAAACCCTCAAGGAGCTTGTTGAACTGACCACACGGGCTGCCCACGAGCAGGAACTTTTTCCGCCCGGCGACTGGGAATTCATTCAGTGGCTCACTGAAACTTACGCGGGCCGCGAACTGGACGGGGAACCATTGCTGTTGTCCGACCTGGATTTGCTCCAGTGGCTCGCGCGCTGGGGACACGCGGCGCGACTGGAGAGCAGAGACGGCAAGAACACGTTCAACTTTCTCGGTCAGTTGGCGGAGCTGACGCCACATCTGGAGAATGGCGACAAGGAACTCTCCTTCACCCACCGCCTGACCTTGCCCAACAATGAGATTCACGCGCTTGAGGGAGTTCAGTTTTTTTCCGGGCGCCCGCCCCTGGTCCTGATCGGGAACACTTTTTATCTTTTGCGCAACGCGCCACCTTCCGCTGTGCTGGAGCATTGGACGAAAAAACCCGCCGTCCTCGTCCGCAAACTCAGTCATCGCCTGCTCATGCACCTGCGCAAAACCAAGTCCGGTGAAAGCGTCGATTGGGAACAACTCTGCGTGGCGCACACCGCGATGCCGCAGTTCATCTTCGAGTTGTCCGAGGACACCGTGCGCCTGCGCTTGCGCGCGCGCAGCGAACGCGATCAAAGTCTGTGGCTCTGGAACGGCCACGATTGGCAACCCGAAGAACCGCGCGTCCGGCAGCACGCGAAGCCGGAAATCCTCGACGACCCGCGCCTCGAACCGGCCGCCCAATGGCTGCGGCGGCTCGACTGGTTCACGCCCGAACCCGGCCTGTGGCTTGGGGACGCGAACGAAAATTTTTTGGGGGCGCTCGCCACCGCCTGGCCCGAGCGTCCGGCGGCGGCCGAATATCTCGGCAATCCCTCCTTCCATCGCCTGTTCCTGAACCGCCGCCAACTACGACCCAAACTCATCGTCAAAGGCAGCGGCATCGACTGGCTCTCCGTCTCGGCGGAGTGGGAACAGGAAGGACTCAAACTCACCGCCGCTGATCTGCAGCGGCTGCAAACCGCGACCGGACGCTTCGTCAAACTGCCCGATTCCGGCTGGGTGGAATTGGACTCTGCCGCAGTGCAATCCGCTCACGAAACGATGGCGGACCTCGGCGTGGACGGTTTGATCGCCGTGCCCAACCGCATCGGTCTGGAACAAGCGGCGCATCTGGATGAGGCCGGCCTTCAACACTTCGCCGACTCGCCGCAGGCCCAGGCCCTGCGCGAACGCCTGAGCGAATTCAAAGGGGTTCCCGGCGTGCCGCTCCCCGCCAATGTACAGGCCGAGATGCGCCCCTACCAGAAGGACGGTTTCGATTTTCTGTGCCACCTCGCGCGACTCAAACTCGGTGGCATCCTGGCTGACGACATGGGCTTGGGAAAGACGTTGCAAACCCTCGCGTGGCTCGCGTGGTTGAAGGAGACGCGCGCCGAAAAGAAATCCAAGCCCGCCCTGGTCATCTGTCCGGCCTCCGTGCTGCACAACTGGCGGCGCGAAGCCAACCGTTTCACCCCGCACCTGAAGGTGCTCGTGCTCGAAAGCGGCGCGGCGCGACACAACCTCCGCAAACAGATTCCGCAGCACGATTTGATCGTCACCAATTACGCCCTGCTGCGGCGCGACCTCGAAGCCTTGCAGAAATTTGATTTCAATGCGGTGATCCTCGACGAGGCGCAGTTCATCAAGAATCCCGCCGCGCAGGTGACGCATTCAGTCAAACAACTCCGGGCCAATCATCGGCTTGCCCTCACCGGCACGCCGCTGGAAAACCGGCTGCTCGACCTCTGGAGCATTGTGGAATTCATCCAGCCGGGCTACCTCGGCAAGCAGGACCAGTTCACCCAGACCTACGAACCGCGCGGCGAGGGGGCTGAAGGCGCGCAGCGCATCGCCCGTCGCCGGCTCTCGGCTAAACTGCGACCGCTGCTTCTGCGTCGCTTGAAAAAACATGTGGCCAAGGACCTGCCTGACCGCATCGAGCAACGGCGCGATTGTTTGTTGGGCGATGAACAGCGCAAACTTTATCTGGCGGAATTGCGGCGCAGTCGCGAACAAGTGTTCCAGACTGTGGCGGAAAAGGGATTGAACAAGAGCAAGATTCACGTGCTTGCCGCGCTCACGCGGTTGCGGCAGATCTGTTGTCATCCGCAGTTGGTGGGCAATGATTCCGCCTCCGGCAAGACTGAGACGTTGTTCGAGTTGCTCGAACCGTTGCTGGCCGAGGGACAAAAGGTTCTGCTCTTCAGTCAGTTTGTGCAGATGTTGCAACTGCTTGAAAAGGAATGTCAGCAGCGCCAGATCAATACGCATCTGCTCACCGGCCAGACCAAGGATCGGCAGGAAGTGGTGAGCGCCTTTCAGAACGATCCCAATGCCGGTGTCTTTTTGCTCAGTCTGCGGGCCGCCGGCACGGGCCTGAATCTGACCACCGCCAGTTACGTCGTGCTTTATGATCCCTGGTGGAATCCTGCCGTCGAAGCGCAGGCCATAGACCGCTCACATCGCATTGGCCAGACGAGCACCGTCAACGCCTATCGTTTGATTGCGCCCGGCACTGTGGAAGAAAAAATCTGGGAATTGCAGCAGAGCAAAGCACAAACAATCGCTGACGTGCTCGGCGAAGAAGGCTTTGCCCGCAGTTTGTCGAAGACGGATTTGGAATACTTGTTCGCGGAGGATTAA
- the lpxD gene encoding UDP-3-O-(3-hydroxymyristoyl)glucosamine N-acyltransferase encodes MPFTAAEIAERLRGEVLGDGATPLTGFAPASTAKPGDLTFAENETYFARAEQSAASAILVEGSFAWKQKVLIRVPNARIAFAKVLPLFFPEVPFEPGVHSTAVIAGSARIDPTAHIGPYCVIGEGTTVGTRVVLEGGDHVGAKCVLGEDTHIFPNVTVYPRTQIGKRVRIHAGAVIGADGFGYVFDEGVHHKVPQVGSTIINDDVEIGAGVTIDRGALGPTIIGKGTKIDNLVQVAHNVVIGEHCLLVSQSGIAGSTKLGSYVTLAGQVGLAGHLKIGNRVTIAAKSGVMHDIKDGDKWFGYPAQPDRQMKRQLIALQQLPDLLRRMSELEKRLAATIPQTTAPEHTAKPPPA; translated from the coding sequence ATGCCTTTCACGGCCGCTGAAATTGCCGAACGTCTGCGCGGGGAAGTTCTAGGGGACGGCGCGACGCCGCTGACGGGCTTCGCGCCCGCCAGCACCGCCAAACCCGGCGATCTGACCTTCGCGGAGAACGAAACTTATTTTGCCCGCGCCGAACAGAGCGCCGCCTCGGCGATTCTCGTTGAAGGCAGTTTCGCCTGGAAGCAGAAGGTGTTGATTCGTGTGCCCAACGCGCGCATCGCCTTTGCCAAGGTGCTGCCGCTGTTCTTTCCCGAAGTGCCTTTTGAGCCGGGGGTTCACTCCACAGCCGTGATTGCCGGGTCGGCCCGCATCGATCCGACCGCGCACATTGGGCCGTATTGTGTGATTGGGGAGGGGACAACTGTGGGCACACGCGTGGTTTTGGAAGGCGGCGACCATGTCGGGGCGAAGTGCGTGCTGGGTGAGGACACGCATATTTTCCCCAACGTCACAGTTTATCCGCGCACGCAGATCGGCAAACGCGTGCGCATTCACGCGGGCGCGGTCATCGGTGCCGATGGATTTGGTTACGTGTTTGACGAAGGGGTGCACCACAAAGTGCCGCAAGTGGGGAGCACGATCATCAATGACGATGTCGAAATCGGCGCGGGCGTCACGATTGATCGTGGCGCTTTGGGACCAACGATCATCGGCAAGGGAACGAAGATCGACAACTTGGTGCAGGTGGCGCACAACGTGGTGATTGGGGAGCATTGTCTGTTGGTTTCCCAATCCGGCATCGCCGGCAGCACGAAACTCGGCAGTTATGTGACGCTGGCCGGCCAGGTGGGGCTGGCGGGCCATTTGAAGATCGGCAATCGCGTGACCATCGCCGCCAAATCGGGCGTGATGCACGACATCAAGGACGGCGACAAGTGGTTTGGTTATCCCGCGCAACCCGACCGGCAAATGAAGCGACAACTCATCGCCCTGCAACAGTTGCCCGACCTGTTGCGCCGGATGAGTGAACTGGAGAAAAGGCTCGCGGCGACGATTCCGCAAACCACCGCACCGGAGCATACCGCGAAGCCGCCCCCCGCGTAG
- a CDS encoding Gfo/Idh/MocA family oxidoreductase: protein MSIKPINVGLVGGGKGAFIVNPHQKAIHFDGTRRVTAGALFPDPKIALEEAANWPYPIKGYGSYTEMIEANASLPEDQKLSYILIVTPNHVHFDPAMKAIKAGIPVFCEKPLCLNLKEANALVKAVRKHKIPFGVAHTYIGHWTSRFSRYIVRAGLLGEVRWVDSYYLQGWLATKLEATGQMQATWRTNPKLAGGSGCGGDIGTHALMQLRFVTGLDVTQVAAHLETFVEGRMLDDHFTIYCELSNGGKALVRASQICIGHKNDLGIEISGTKGTLVWRAEDPECLTIQLPNQPDRVYWRGAVTPGDGFLPKEMPADLMAEPTIPAGHPEAFHDAYARLHRCFEADVRKWQAGKPFACDGSKYANIEDGWMGIAFIETCVRSSAKKGAWKALPKKI from the coding sequence ATGTCAATTAAACCAATCAATGTCGGTTTGGTGGGCGGCGGCAAAGGCGCGTTCATCGTCAATCCCCATCAAAAGGCCATCCACTTTGACGGCACGCGCCGGGTGACGGCGGGCGCGCTGTTCCCCGATCCCAAAATCGCCCTCGAAGAAGCGGCGAACTGGCCTTATCCCATCAAAGGTTACGGCTCTTACACCGAGATGATCGAAGCGAACGCCAGCCTGCCCGAAGACCAGAAGCTCAGCTACATCCTCATTGTCACCCCGAACCACGTGCATTTTGACCCAGCGATGAAGGCCATCAAGGCCGGCATCCCGGTATTCTGCGAAAAGCCCCTGTGCCTGAATCTCAAAGAGGCGAACGCCCTCGTAAAGGCTGTTCGTAAACACAAGATTCCCTTCGGCGTGGCGCACACTTACATCGGCCATTGGACCAGCCGATTCTCCCGCTACATCGTCCGCGCGGGGTTGTTGGGTGAAGTCCGCTGGGTGGACAGCTACTATCTTCAAGGCTGGCTCGCGACCAAGCTCGAAGCCACCGGCCAGATGCAGGCCACCTGGCGCACCAACCCGAAACTCGCCGGCGGCTCCGGCTGCGGCGGCGACATCGGCACGCACGCGCTCATGCAACTTCGTTTCGTAACCGGACTCGATGTCACGCAGGTGGCTGCTCATCTCGAAACTTTCGTCGAAGGCCGCATGTTGGACGACCACTTCACCATTTATTGCGAGTTGAGCAACGGTGGCAAAGCCCTCGTGCGCGCCTCGCAGATTTGCATCGGCCACAAGAACGATCTTGGCATCGAAATCTCCGGCACCAAGGGCACTCTCGTCTGGCGTGCGGAAGATCCCGAGTGCCTGACGATTCAACTGCCAAACCAACCGGATCGCGTGTATTGGCGCGGCGCGGTCACGCCGGGCGATGGTTTTCTGCCCAAGGAAATGCCGGCTGACCTCATGGCCGAGCCAACCATTCCGGCGGGACATCCGGAAGCATTCCACGATGCCTATGCCCGCCTGCATCGCTGCTTCGAGGCCGACGTGCGCAAATGGCAAGCCGGCAAGCCCTTCGCCTGCGACGGTTCCAAGTACGCCAACATCGAGGACGGCTGGATGGGTATTGCCTTCATCGAAACCTGCGTCAGGAGTAGCGCGAAGAAGGGCGCCTGGAAAGCGTTGCCGAAGAAGATTTAG